The Chloroflexota bacterium genome contains the following window.
CCTCTACCGTGATGACTGCCTCGCCCACAGGGAGATCCACCTGATGGCCCTCTGTCCCGCCGTCCGCATCCCCCGGCGTGACCGCCACGCTCGCGTTCTCGTCGCTAGCTGTCGCCGTCACCGTCGTCGCTGTCACCCCGTGCCCCACCGCCGCCGTGTACCCCGTCGTCCCCGCCGCAAACGCCGGCGACAGCGTCACCCCACTCAGCGCCAGTGCACTCAAGCTCGCGTCGGAAGAGAGAGACACCGGCATCCGGTAGGCCAACACCTTGTTGCCGGTCACCTGCTTCGCCGCCCGGTTGACGGCCCACAAGACGCTGCCGTTGGACCATATCCCTTGCACATTGGTGGCATCAGTGGCGGCGAACTCCTTGGCGGTGTCGCGATCACCGGTGGCAAGCTCGTATGCAAAGAAGTGTGCGTCGGTGTTGTCCGCCACCCACATCGTCGTGCCGTCCGTCCAGAGGCCTTGGGGGGTTGTATTGTCCTCGTGGAGGGCAATATTTCTGGTGGAGTCCGGCGTCCTGTCAGCCAACACGTAGGCATACAGCTTCTTGTCCGTCACGTCAGCGACCCACATAGTCAAGCTGTCTGCGGCAATGCCGGTGAGTCGGACGGTGCCGGTCAGCGTGGTGAAGTCCTTGGCGGTATCCGGATCTTTGTCGGCGATGTTGTAGGCGACCAGCTTGTTGACCTCGTCGTCGGCTACCCAGATAGTCGTGCCGTCTGTGGTACAGCCGCCCGGAACATTCTGACCGCTGAGACTTATGTCGCCGTTTTCATTTCGCGTCAGCGCATCCTGCTCCAGCGTATAGGCAAAGAGCTTATACCCCCGCTCCTCGACGACCCACATCGTCGTCCCATCGGAGCACACGCCGCGGGCGTCCTGCTTGCCGTCGCCCGGCAGCGGGTCGATATCGAAGGCCGACAGCCGTTCGCCGGGGGTGCCGGCCTCCGCAAGCGCAACGCTGGCAAGGGGGGTGAGGGCAAGTAGCAGAGCGGAGATGACGCCAACAGCAATGAGGGGACGCGATCCCGGGAGGCGCCCCTCATGCCTCAACGGGGGACGCTCCCACTCATACGGGGCAGCCGCACCAGCGCATCGGCCGGTCTGCCTGCAAGTCCTGTGAAGGCAATATGATAGATGTTCTTGTGCATCCAAGAAATCCAGCCGTGTTACGCAGCCAGATTTCACGCATAGCGCATAGGGGGCGGCCCAATGCGCGTCTTTAGGGCAACGCTACAGAGGCATAGTAGGGGTGTCAATGAGGTAAACTGGATGGATTTCAGCAGATTTCGCTGAGAATGGTAGCGGTTTGTCTGACGGCCCTAGGCGGGTGCTCAGTCGGCCTTCCCTTGGCGAATGCCTACGCTTCCGTGTGTTACATCCCCGCCGGACCTATCCTGTGTCGTCCGGCGTCTCGTCCTCACCCGCCCGGTAGTCCCAGATGCCGGTAAGTTCCGTGGGAAACGCTTGCCGAATCTCTTGTACCGCCTGCTCTCCGGAAGCCTCTGCGGCCTCCATTGCTCCCACAACAAACGCCGTGTTCGCTGCCTCCTCGGACACGCCCAGCTCCCGCGCCGCCTCCAGCGCCGCCTCCAGCGCCTCCGTCGTCGCCTCGCCCGCGCTGTGCCCGCCCTCCAGCGCGCCCTGCACCACCCCGTAGCCCGCGCCGCGTAGCGCCACCAGGAACGGCACCTGCCGGCGCGTCAGCGTCCGCAGCGTCCCCAGCACGGCGCCCCGGGCCGCGCGCCCCACCTGGTCCGTCAGGTCGTCGCCTACGTGCACCGCGCCCCTGGTGGCGTGCCGGGCCAGCTCGAGCCCATGCCCCGCGAAGTCCCCCACGTCCTCGATGGCGTCGTCCACCGCGTCGCCCACCGCCTGCGCCACCTCGCGCACCAGCATCCGCCCCTTGCCCGCCGACGTCACCGCCGCCTGCGTCGACGCAGCAAGCTGGTACGCCGTCACCCCCAGCGCCACGTCCGCCCCCGGCAGCCGCTTCAGGTAGCCGTAGGACATTGACGTCAACGGCCCCAGGACCGGCACCGAGGTAAGGGCTCGCCTTGCCGGTGTCGAGTGCGCCATCAGCTCTGCCAGCGCCACATCCCGCGGCAGTTCGCCCTCCTCCCGCAGCGCCACCAGCAGGTTCAGCGACAAGAGGCTGAATATGAAGGCGATGACAAAGACGAAGTCGAACCCCACCAGCTGCAATGCCGGTATCTCAACGGCGCCCGTCTGCGTGACCCAGGTGAAATCGAACCGCAGCGTCTTTGTCGCGAAATAGTCCGCCAAGTATCCCCCGATGATCGGCCCAATGCCCATGCTGGCATAGGCCGCAATGCTCGCGACTCCAAGGAATGCCGTGGCCTTCTGGTCCGGCGCAATTTTGAGCGAAAGGGTATTGATGGTGAGGAAGATGCCCCCGCGCGCAATGCCCACAAACGCGTTGAGCATGATGAGAAGCGGCATCGTCAACACATGCTTTTCCGTATGCGCCACAAAGACCCACCCCAGGAACACCAGCAGGAACAGCGACGCCGACAGCGACATCACCGTTTTGCTCCCGACCCGGTCCGCCATCGGCCCCCACACGCGCACGAACAGGACGTGCGTGATGTTGCTCAGCACCACCAGCGCCATGACGACCGGCAGCTCCAGTTTCAGGTCCGTCAGCATGTAGACGACGAAGAACGGTATCGCGATGTTGGACGCCACGCCCCAGACCCACAGGAACCGCAGCAACTGCGAGAAGTTCTTGTCCCGCAGCGGCTCCGTCAAGACGCTGATGGGCGATTGCTTCGCATCCGGCGCCGCCGGCATCAGCGGCTCCTTCGCCCGCGCAACCATGGCCGGGCCGATGATTCCAAGGGTCAGCGCCCCGACGATGAAGAACAGTGAATAGCCAAACGTCTCTTCCCCAGCCGGCGCACGTCCTTCCCACCAGCTGATGAAGAAGCTCGCGCCCAGTCCTAATACCGCCAGCACCGCAGTGCTGGCCGCCAGCCGCCGACCGTAGTAGCCGCCTAGCAGCTGTTGCGGCACCAAGTCGTGCATCCAGCTCATCCACGCCGTGATCCACATCGGCGCGAACAGGCCGCGGAACGCCAGCAGGAAGATCACCGTCGTCACGGCAAGTGAACTGGGGACGTCGATAAAGAACGGCACCGCCGCAACGGGGATCATCAGCAGCTGGGCCAGCAGCCATGCCGGCAGTCCAATTGCCTTCCTGGCCCGAAACCGTTCGATGATGAGGATGGCCGGCAACTGCACGACCAGCGAGGCGAAGGGGACTGCCGAGACGATGCCCACCTGCAGGTTGTTGGCCCCCAGCGCTAGCGCATAGGCCGCCAGATATCCCATGACCTGGATGGTCGCCAGCGCCTCGCTGGTCACGCCATCCCAGATCATCATGCGGAGGCTGGAGCGCACCTCAGCGTTGGTCAGCGTGGGACTTGGGCGCAGGAAACCGAACATCAAAGATTGACCCCTATCGAGAGCGGTGGCAACAGCGCAGCGGTTCGCCAAAGCTCAAAAGTGCAAACTGCCCATCCCCAACCGGGAATGGGCAGTTGTTAATCGAGTCAGGCGCCCCATTTACAGGGGCCCTTAATCACAATAACGCAAGAGTTGGCCCGGACGTTCCCTGCTACCCGGCGCGCCCCACCGCGGCGTCGAAGCGCGCCATCATCTCCCCGTCCAGCGGCGCCGCCTCCTCCGCCTCGACGCACTCACGCAGTTCCTCGCGGTTCTTGATGCCGAGCACCACCGTCGACACCCCCTCCATCGAAAGCGCGTAGCAGTGCGCCAGGTACGCCGCACTGTGCCCGGCCTCCGCCGCGATGGCGCGGAAGGGCGCCGCCCGCGCGTAGTCCGCCAGCTCCGAGTGCCCCTCCGGCAGCGGCCGGTCGATAGCGTCCGTCAGCGCGCCCGCCTGCACCGCCCGGATGCCCATGACCCCCACGCCGTTGGCGTTCGCCGACGCGATGATGTCGCGCGGCCGCGCGGGCCCGTCCCCCTGCAGCAGCCCGCCTGCCGAGTCCAGCAAGTTCGCGATGCACTGGATGAAGTCCGGCCGCGGCCCGTTCTCCAGCAGGTGGATCAGCGCGTCAGCGTGACTGATGCCCGTCAGCCCCCAGCGCCCGATGCGCCCCTCGGCAATCAACCGCTCGAACGCCGGCGCCACCCCCTCGACAACGCTAGTCACGGTCGTCAGCCGGTCTCCCCCCTCGTCGCCCAGTGTGACGGCGTTGTGCAGGAACATGACGTCCACGCGCTCCATCTTCATCCGCTCCAGGCTCCCCGAGAGGCTCTCGGAAAGCAGGTCGTACACCTGCTCCGGCGGCGTGGATCCGACGCGGCACTTGGTGGTTACCCGCACGCCCGGCGGCAGCGAGCCCCCAAACGCCGCGCCGATGACGCTCTCCGCCTCTCCGTTGCCGTAGCTGGGCGCCAAGTCCAGCACGTCGATTCCTGACTCGACCGCCTCTCGCACTGTCGCCACGCACTCCTCCCGCGTCGTCGGCCCCCAGATTTGCCCGAGGCCGCCCCCGCCGAGCGTCAGTGCGCTGGCCATCCCCAGTTTCCCGAATGGTCGTTGCCGCATGTCGTCCTCCAGTGTCCAATCTAGGTGATTCGTCGTCGGTGGAGCGGTTCGCCGCCGCCAGCATACCCGACCGGCATGCCCCCGGTAACCCGCGCTTCTCCCACCCACGCCGCGGATGCGCTATAGTGCAGGCATCACAGGCAACGGATGGAGGCGCCTATGTCAAGGGACAACGTTGGCGAGCGCGAGCAACAGCTACTGGACCTTGCGGCGCGAGTTCTGCCGGGCGGCAGCACCGGCAACATCATTTCCATGGACACCGTCATCGCCCGTGGCAGCGGCCCCCGTGTCTGGGACGTCAGCGGCAACGAGTACATCGACTACGTCCTCGGCTCCGGCCCCATGCTCATCGGCCACGCGCATCCCAAGGTCGTCGAGGCCGTCGAAGAGCAGCTCTCGAAAGGCACCACGTACTTCGGCCTAAACGAGCACGCCCTCCTCCTCGCCGAGGAGATAATCCGCGCCGTTCCCTGCGCCGAGCGTGTGCGCTTCGCCAGCAGCGGCGCCGAGGCCACGTTCTACGCCATGCGCGTCGCCCGCGCCTACCGGGGCCGCGACAAGATTCTGAAGTTCGAGGGCGGCTTCCACGGCACCCACGATCACGCCATGATGAGCGTCACGCCCGCAGCGGACGCCCTCCGCCCCTTCCCGGCGCCCGCGCCCGACGGCCTCGGCATCCCGGCCTCCGCCGCCGGCGACATGCTCGTCGCCCCCTTCAACGACATCGAGACCGCCTCCGCCATCATCGAGCGCCACCACGACGAGCTCGCCGGCGTCATCATCGAGCCCCTCCAGCGCACCTTCGCCCCCAAGGACGGCTTCCTCGAGGGTCTACGCGACGTCTGCACTCAGTACGGCGTGCCCCTCATCTTTGACGAGATCGTCACCGGCTTCCGCTTCGCCTACGGCGGCGCCCAGGAGTACTACGGCGTCACGCCTGACCTCTGCGCCCTCGGCAAGACCGTCGCAGGCGGCTTCCCCCTCTCCGCCATCGCCGGCCGCGCGGAGATCATGGACTATTTCGCGCCTGCCCCCGGCCGCGACGCCTACGTCACGCAGCAGGGCACCCTGAACGGCAACCCCGTCGCCGCCGTCGCTGGCCTCGCCACCCTCGAGGTCCTCCGCGAGCCCGGCACCTACGAGCGCCTCTTTGCCACCGGCCACCGCCTCAAGACCGCCCTCGAAGACCTGCTCCGTCAGGCCGAGATCCCTGCCCACGTCCTCGGCGAGGCCCCCATGTTCGACGTAGTCTTCGCCGAGCACGAGGTGCAGGACTACCGCGCATCCCTGGACCGAGACCACGCCAAACTGCTCCGCTTCAACGCCCTCCTCCGAGCCCGGGGCATCTACAAGAACCACACCAAGTACTACGTCTCAACAGTCCACGGAGAAGCAGAGGTAGAGCAGACCATAGAAGCATGGCGGAGCGCGCTGGAAGAACTCTAAGGGGATTGGACTACATTCCCCGATAGACCTCGGACCGGTGGGCGACGCGCACAACCGTCACGTCTTCCCCTTCAATGCGGTACGCCATGCGATAGTTCCCGATGCGTATCCGCCACAGCCGTTCCTCACCCTGCAGCTGTCTCACCACGTCCTGCCCAGCCCCAGGGTTCTGCCGAGGGAATGGGGCGTCCTCCAAGCGCGAAAGTGCCCCATCAAGGTTGCGGCGCACAGCAGGACTAACAGATCGGTAAATCGTTGCAAACTCACCCTCCGCCCGCTTGGTGAAGCGGACGCTATAGGCCAAGGTTCGCCCTTACATCCTCAAGTGACACATGTTCGCCATCGTCATCACCATAGTCTGCCTCGGCTAAGAATAGATCCTCCACTTCCGTTATGCACTGGTCCGCAAGCCTTGCGAGAAGTGGAATCGCGTTGGGCGATGAATCAGAGGGCTTAGCAACGACAAGACTGATGGCCATATCAGCCATAACATATCGCCCCCAAGGGCGGTGCAACGAACTGAACAGGCGATCAAATTTAAGGAGTTCGTCTTGGCTGATGAGCTCATTGCTATCGAGACGCCGATCGAGTTTCCTCGCCCACTCTAGGAATGCTTTAACGGACTGAAGTGTGCTCAGCCACTGGTCCTGGTCGTCGACGTTGGGCAGACGTATATCGTAGAGCGCGGCGTTGACCTCTTGAGTCTTTGGCTGAGAGAAGCCCGAGGCACCAACCAACCTTGACCACTCCTCTGCTAAACGAAGGTACTCAGATTCGTTATTGGTTGCCAAAGCCTCGGCCTCGGATAGCGATTTCACGCGCGTCAAGGGCGCTACCAACGCCACCATTCTTTCGTGAATCTGACGGAGTGAAGTAAGCGCATCCGCGGACAGGCCAACGTCCAATGAGCCGTCCGCAACTGCGGCGGCTATTTCGGGTCTGTAGTCCAAAATCGTGGTCATGAAGCTTCCTTCAAGACTGCCGATACGCTTATGCCACTATACCAACCGTCCCCGCGCCGCACAACGCGCGCGCCCCCTTATGAGAACCGCCCCATCACCTCGCCCGCAAACCCCTCGTACGTCTCCAGCAGCGCCTCCGGCCCGCACAGCGCGTTAATGACGAAATGGCCGACGCCCGCCTCCGCAAACGCTTCGATGCTCTCGATGCAGTCCGCCGGCGTCCCCAGCAGCAGCGTGTCCGGGTCCAGCTCCCACGCGTCATCCCCGAAGCGCTGCTGCATCGCCCGCCGGACCTCCTCCATCGCCTCGTCCCGCGACCGTCCCATGCACATGTACATGTTGCACGACCACTCCAGCCGCGACGGATCGCGCCCAAGCCCCGCCGCCATCTCCTCGATGGCCGCCTTCCCCTCGGCGTAGCCCTGTGGCGTCATGCCGTGCGGGTGGAACCCGTCGGCCCACTTCGCCGTCCGCTCCAGCATCCGTCTGGAGAACCGCCCATTCCACATCGCGCCCGTCCAGATGGGCAAATGCGGCTGCTGCACAGACCTCGGCTCCAGCGCCATGTCCTCCATCCGGTGGTGCGCACCGCTGTGCGTCACCCGCTCCTCCGACAGCAGCCGACGCACCAGCTCGAGCCCCTCGTCCGTCAGCGACCGCCGGTCCTCCGGCCGCACGCCCTCGACGCCGAAGTCATCGTTGAACACGCCGCCGGACCCCAGCCCGAGCACCATCCGCCCGCCCGACAGCACGTCGATTGACGTCGCAATCTTCGCTGTCTGGTACGGCGATCGGAACGGCAGCACCGCGACACCCGTCCCCAGCCGCATCCGCTCCGTGTGCTGCGCGACGGCCGTAAGCAGGATGAACGGGTCCAGCGTCGGCAGCGTCTCCAGCTCCGGCACGAAGTACGAGCGGAATCCAAGCCCCTCCGTCCGCCGCGCAAACTCCAGCGGCCCAATCACGCTGGACATGGAGACGCCGTTGTACTGCACCCCAAACAGTATCTGCGCCACGTCAGTGCCCCCTGAAACAATCGGGGTGCGCGGGCCAACTCCCGACCCGCGCACCCCGTGAGTACGATTTGCGTGAGGCCCCGCAGGCCTCGATTGGCCCTTATGCCTTGGCCTTAGGTCACGTCCGCCGTCAGCTCGCTCCGCCCCTTGTACATGCCCAGGCCGATGATGAACAGGCAGATCCCTCCGATATAGAGGACGGCGCTGTTCACGTACAGCAGCAGGTCAAGGCCCAAGTCCGGCGAGTTCAGCGCGACGATGAAGTTGATTAACCCCACGATCCCGCCGATCACCAGAAGGTAGCTGGCGATCTTGTAGACGTCCATCGATCCGAAACGCGCCGCGAGCCCTAGGCCCGTCAGCAGCGTTGCTATCGGGAACACCGCCAGGAACATCATCGTGACCGCAATCGTGACCACGTGCACTTCCAATGCCCCGGTCGCGAAGTCCAGCCCGGCGTGACCCAGCTCCTCGCGCTGTAGCAGGTGGATCGAGAAGTGTCGCATGCCCTGCGTCACGACGAGGACGCTCCATTCAATGACGGATGCGACAATGCCGAACTGCAGCAGCCTTCCGGCCAGCCCTCCCTGGCTGCTCGCCAGTGGGTAGAGGCCCAACGCGCCGAATACCATGAGCATCATCGAGATGAGCGTGATGAACGTCATCCACTGCGCGAGGATCGTATTGTTCGCCCACGCATCCACTGTCGAGACATAGTCAAACGGGTCCGTCCTATCAATGAGGAAACTTCCCGGCATGAATGCGGACCCAATGAAAGCAAGGACCACGCCCAACATCAGTGCAAGACCCGCATGCTTGGACATACATACCTCCCTTTTCACTATCCAACCGCCCTGTTTGTTCGGACCGCCCCGGCGCGGGCCATCCCTCGCCCGCAACCCTTCGGGCCCTCAACATCGGGCAGCATAGCATCGGAAACAACCCCTCACAATAATGTCTCAGCTACGAACCTCTAGTTGAGACCGAATGCCTCCATCCGTCGCGACAAGCGCCGCGAACATGGCCATAGGGTTGACTTCCACGTGCTCGAACAATGGCTTGCAGTGCCCCTAGTGGCCCGCCGCCGCATTAGGGCCAAGGGCACGCGGGAGCGGAAAGGGAGGTCTCGTCAGTCGGTCGCGCTCTGCGAATCGAGGAATGTCTTGCTCTCCGACTTCTGCACTCCCAAGTATCTGGTCCCTGAGAACCCGCCCGCAAGATCGTCCCAGAACGAAGTCTTGATCTCCTCTGGGTAGATGGTCATCTCTGCCATCTCCCCCCTGGGCACGAACCTCACGTCCTTGATTACGTGGTCAACGTCGAAAATGCCGGGATTGCTCCCCACTAATGGCGTCCCCACGTATGTAGTCGCAACGAAGAACACCTCGCAGTGGTGGTAGTCCGGCTCTACGAAATCTCGAATGTAAACAATCCGGCCGAGCTCTACCGATAGCCCTGTCTCTTCGAGGGTCTCACGCTGGGCACATTCCAAGAGCGACTCCTCGCCTTCCACACCACCACCCGGAGGCACCCACCATGACTGCCCTCCCTGGAGTTCGTCATGTTGATGCTGCACAAGGAGTACCGAGTCGCCGTCCACAACTATCGCTGCCGCCCGAATCCTGTGCCGCATCAACTCCCTCCTGGACCTCCGTTCACCGGTGATTCAATCTTCTCTGGATGAACCACGAAGAGTAACCATCGTACCTTTGCTGCAATTCCTTCTTCATCCAATCACGTCCCGTAATCGTTCGGCGGCAACCTGGTGCCCCACAATTGCATTCCATCTCGTAGTCTTCGTCGTCCGTCATGGCATAGTCGATTGTGAGTTCCTCGTCCGAAGCGATGTCGCGCAATGCGACGAAAACAATCTGGCCTTGGATCCCGACGTTTGGGTCGCATGAATGGTTCATGTGAATCATGCCCCCTCACGCTCAGTTTGGGTAATAGGGCCAATGTGCAGTTCCTCAGTCACTTGAATCTCAGCAGGCCCGATGCGAAGTTGGACTTCGTCCCTGTCCGCACGGGACATGACGTACCCTCCTTTGACCACAACGATCTCGCCCTTGGTGATGGGTTCGTTTGCAAAGAGGCCTCTACCGTCGATGTTGCTGGGGCGTTTCTCGGTCTTCGGGGAGAAGTAGGTCATATTCATTGGCATTCTCCTGTTACAAAGCCAAGGGAGGAAGCCACAGGCAAGGGCCCACAAAGCCGTTCTACGGAACCCTGCCCGACCCCACCCTACGACCCCACTAGCCACTTCCTCAGCGCCCGGATGTGCTCGGGCCTCGTGCCGCAGCACCCTCCGATGATCCGCGCCCCCTGCTCGCTCCACCCCTTGGCGTACTCCAGGTACTGCTGTGGGTTCAGGGCATTCGCGAAGGGCGTTGGCCCCTCGTGGCCGGGAAAATGCGCGTACGCGCCGAAGGTCCCCGGCCAGTTCGCCTTGACGATCTCCAGCCCGGGCCCCGTGTTCTCCACCGGCGTGTGCATGATGAACATGGCTGCGACGTCCTTGCCCTTCATGGCATCCATGGCGTCCTGAAGTGTCTCGCCCCCATGCCTCCCTTGGATGCCCAGATACAGCTCGTCTCCATCCCGGACTATCGAGAGCCCTACCCACACTGGCAGACCCAACTCCGCCGCCGCTTCTATCACCGCCAGCGTGTCCGATATGCGGACCAGCATCTCGCCCACCGCCACGTCCGGGCCGCCCTTGGCCATCTCTCCCAGCTGCTCCCGGTAGGTCTCAAGAGCCTGTTCATAGGGCACCGGCACCTCTGCGTGCTCCTTGGGAGCCATCGTGGACACCGACGCCGCAATGACCACCGAGTCCTCTGCGCCCGCGTTCCTCCGTGCCTGAACCGCCGCGTCGATTCCCAGCTTATTGGCCTCGGCCACCTTGTCCCCGAGACCGCCCTCTTCGAACAAGTCACGCCCCGTGGCAAAGGTGTTCGTGATGATGATCTCCGCGCCCGCTTCTATGTATTCCTGGTGAATATCCCTCACCAGCTCGGCATGCGAGAGCATCGGACCTCCCGACCACGTTGTGGGGCTCACATACCCCCGAAACTGGAGCTCCGACCCCATGCCCCCGTCCATCAGGATCGTCTCCCCCGCCGCCAACCGGCCCTGCATTTTCTCAAAGTTGCTCATGCCTCTCTCCTGGTGAAACCCGAATTCGCCCTTCCATCCGGACGATGGACATGGATCCCATAGGCTTGGTGCACGGGCTTATGAAATCCCGGCCTCCGATGCCGCTGACCCTCACCACAATGATACCCCGGAGTGCATCGGCCTGCCTCGGGGCTGGCAGCAGACCCGCAAATGTCAGAGTGATTGGGCGAAGTGTGTGTGCGTCCGCATTCAGGCGGGCGCGTCGTCATACCGATGTTCGTGCGAGACCTCACAGGAGCTTTAACGCTGGACCCTTCAACGTGCACCAGGTTTTGGTGGCAGGTCATTCGCCCCGTGATCGCGAGATTGAGAGCATGACTGACCTCAGATTGTTGAGCCACGAATCAACGTTCCAAATATGCAATAGACACCAAAGACTCCGGTGCTCGTGGGCAGCGGAATTGAGTCCCCCTTACCTGCCTACTACAATCCCCGCATGATGAACGCAGATGATGTCATCCAAGTCGTCAACGCCCTTGAAACGGCAGGGATTGACGTTTGGCTCCAGGGCGGTTGGGGAGTAGACGCGCTGCTGGGGGAACAGACGCGCCCGCACGATGACCTGGATGTGATCATTAAGGCAGACGATATCCCACAAACAATGCAGGTAACTCGTGACTTGGGGTTCTCCTTGATGACAGATGAACTGCCGCAGGGATTTGTGGTCCGTGATGAAACAGACCGAAGGATCGATTTCCATCCCGTCCGCTTCGGAAGCGACGGCAGCGCCGCTCAGCCGAGCATTCGCGGCGGTGAGTGGGTGTTCTCGGGACGTGGATTGCGAGGCATTGGGTCAATCAATGGCAGGAGCGTCCGATGCCTCACGCCTGATGAACAAGCTGTACGGGCAACTGACCAGCCGGGTGAAGAAGGCTATGAGCCTGACGAGACCGACAGAAAAGATATGCAGTTGCTTCGTGAGCGATTCGGTATACAACTCCCATACCCGTTCGACAACGGTGACGCACAGAGCTGAGGGCGACGACGTATCTTGACGTTGGTGGAGATAGGGGGATTCGAACCCCCGACCCCTTGCATGCCATGCAAGTGCTCTTCCAGCTGAGCTATATCCCCACGTGCGCAACAAGAGAGGGATTCCACTATAGCAAAGGCCCCTTTCCCGCACAAGTTGCGCCTGACCCCTCTACCATTTCCCTTGCGCGCGGGTTTATACTGTTGTCACGAACTACACATCCTCAAGTGCGGAAGCCCAACATCCATTGAACACCCCCTGAGCCGCCAGGGGTCGAACTTATCTGCCAGAGTGTCCAGGGGGACCCTGGGGAATGGGCAGACTATGCAGATACCGGTTTCGGAAGACACTCGCAAACAGGAACTCTTTTCCCTCTGCGCCTCTCTCCTTGAAGGCCGTCCCCTCATTGTCGCCAGCAACCGCGGCCCCCTCGAGTTCCACATCAGCCCAGAGGGCAAGCCCCAGCCCCGCAGGGGCTCCGGCGCCGTCGTCACCGCTCTGAACTCCCTCGTCCAGCACTTCGAGTTCAGTTGGGTCGCCAACGCCATGGGCGAGGGCGACCGCCGCGCCCAGCAGGCCGCCGAGTCCTCCAACATCCCCTCCCCGCTGCCCAACCAGAAGGTGTCGGCCCGCTACGTCATCACTCCCCGCCGCGCCTACCACAAGTTCTACAACGTCTTCTGCAACCCCCTCCTCTGGTTCCTCCAGCACTCCATGTGGAGCCCCGCCTACACGCCCAACCTCGACAGCACCGTCCACGACACCTGGGCCACCGGCTACACCCCCGTCAACCAGGCCTTCGCCGACGCCATCATCGCCGAGGCCGCCGGCGGCCCGCCGCCCATCGTCATGCTCCACGACTACCACCT
Protein-coding sequences here:
- a CDS encoding homocysteine S-methyltransferase family protein, which codes for MSNFEKMQGRLAAGETILMDGGMGSELQFRGYVSPTTWSGGPMLSHAELVRDIHQEYIEAGAEIIITNTFATGRDLFEEGGLGDKVAEANKLGIDAAVQARRNAGAEDSVVIAASVSTMAPKEHAEVPVPYEQALETYREQLGEMAKGGPDVAVGEMLVRISDTLAVIEAAAELGLPVWVGLSIVRDGDELYLGIQGRHGGETLQDAMDAMKGKDVAAMFIMHTPVENTGPGLEIVKANWPGTFGAYAHFPGHEGPTPFANALNPQQYLEYAKGWSEQGARIIGGCCGTRPEHIRALRKWLVGS
- a CDS encoding amino acid transporter encodes the protein MMNADDVIQVVNALETAGIDVWLQGGWGVDALLGEQTRPHDDLDVIIKADDIPQTMQVTRDLGFSLMTDELPQGFVVRDETDRRIDFHPVRFGSDGSAAQPSIRGGEWVFSGRGLRGIGSINGRSVRCLTPDEQAVRATDQPGEEGYEPDETDRKDMQLLRERFGIQLPYPFDNGDAQS